The Lactuca sativa cultivar Salinas chromosome 2, Lsat_Salinas_v11, whole genome shotgun sequence genome includes a window with the following:
- the LOC111911067 gene encoding dehydrodolichyl diphosphate synthase 6, which translates to MELDPIIATDTSLKQAEDERSNGTISKLLGGVNHTLRKLIFRVISSRPIPEHIAFILDGNRRFAKKWKLTEGAGHKAGFFALMAVLKYCYEIGVKYVTIYAFSLDNFNRRPDEVQYVMDLMQEKIEGFLNELTLINQYGVRVLFIGDLDRLYEPVRIAAEKAMEATAKNSRTYLLVCVAYTSSHEIPRAIHEACQEKSEANSIRVMNSDINHGGQSVIKVVDLEKHMYMGVAPDPDILVRSSGETRLSNFLLWQTTNSFLYSPKALWPEMGFWQVVWGILEFQNNYQYYEKKKKQA; encoded by the coding sequence GAAACAAGCGGAAGACGAAAGATCAAATGGTACGATCAGCAAGCTCCTTGGAGGCGTAAACCACACCTTAAGAAAACTCATATTTCGTGTCATTTCTTCACGCCCGATTCCAGAACACATCGCCTTCATCCTCGACGGAAACCGAAGGTTTGCCAAGAAATGGAAGCTCACGGAAGGTGCAGGTCACAAAGCCGGTTTTTTCGCACTCATGGCAGTCCTAAAATACTGCTACGAGATAGGAGTTAAGTATGTCACCATCTATGCATTCAGCCTCGACAATTTCAATCGACGCCCTGATGAAGTCCAATACGTAATGGATTTGATGCAAGAAAAGATCGAAGGGTTTCTAAATGAACTTACTCTTATAAACCAATATGGCGTTAGAGTCTTGTTTATTGGCGATCTCGATAGGTTATATGAACCCGTAAGGATTGCTGCTGAGAAGGCCATGGAAGCCACCGCTAAGAACTCACGCACATATCTCCTAGTATGTGTTGCATACACTTCTTCCCATGAAATCCCACGAGCAATCCACGAAGCTTGTCAAGAAAAAAGTGAGGCTAATAGCATACGTGTCATGAATAGTGACATAAATCATGGTGGTCAATCGGTGATCAAAGTGGTGGATCTTGAGAAGCATATGTACATGGGAGTGGCTCCGGATCCTGATATTCTAGTGAGGAGCTCCGGCGAGACAAGGTTAAGCAACTTTCTGTTGTGGCAAACCACCAACTCTTTCTTGTATTCCCCGAAAGCTTTGTGGCCAGAGATGGGATTCTGGCAGGTGGTTTGGGGGATCTTGGAGTTTCAGAACAACTATCAGTActatgagaagaagaagaagcaggcTTAA